The DNA sequence GCTCGCCGCGACCGCCGCCGACGCCCTCGACCTGCTCCTCAAACCCGACCGCCTCAGAGCGACGCTGAGGAGCTGACAATCCCGATCGTCACAAAAGAGAAAACGAGCCGCCGGCCTGCTATAAAACAGGTTGGCGACTCGTTTTGTTTTAACTGTGTCCAGGCTTTAAACCGTCAGATTCACGAGCAGCCCCGCCAGCAGCGAAAAAAGCATCACGAAGGCGAGGTAGAGCGAAAAACTGCGCGGTCCCGGCACGATTTTGAGCGCGCCGAGGTTGGTGATCTTCGTTGCAGGACCGGTGATCATGAAAGCGGCGGCGCTGCCGGCGCTCATGCCGTCGGCGAGCCAGCCCTGAAGCAGGGGAATGGCGCCGCCTCCGCAGGCGTAGAGCGGCACGCCGACCGTGGCGGCCATCAGCACGCCGAAGCCTTCGTGCCTTCCGAAGAGTTTCGCGAAGGCGCCGGCCGGCACGTAGCGCTGGAAGAGCGCGACAGCAAAATGCCGAAGCGATCCCCAGCAGGCAGGCGGGGACGATGCCGAGCAGGCCGAATTTTCGCCCCAGCAGCCGGCTGAAAGCGCCGTGGATCTTTTGTGTGCCGAAGACCGCCACGGCCGAACCGATCAGCATGCCCAGCAGCCAGTAGCGGAAGATCTGCCGGAACTGAACGGTGAAGTAATAACCGACGTAGACGAACTCCCGCTGCAGGACGTCAATCAAGAGAGACCAGCCTGTACTTGCGGCGGCCGAGGCCGATCTTCTCGGCGTTTTCCAGCGTGTGGAGGCCGTGGCGCGACTCGATGCGGTTTACCAGCGAAGCGCCCTCGCCGTCCTTTTGCGCGTAAATCAGGTCGACGCAAGCCTGGTCGAGCGCCACCGGGTCGGTCGAGGAGAGGATGCCGACGTCGTGCATGTCGGGTTCGTCGGGATGGCCGTCGCAGTCGCAGTCGACCGAGAGGCGGTTCATGACGTTGACGTAAGCGATGCGCGCTCCTTGGCCGAGCGCGTCGGAGACGGATTTGCCGGCTTCGCCCATGGACTCGAGGAAATGATCCTGCACGCCGCCCCAGGGATCGGTGCGGCTCTTCCCCGCGGAGTGAATCAGGCACTTGCCGGTGCGCGAGGCGAGGCCGATGGAAATGTTCTTGATCGCGCCGCCGAATCCGGCCATGGCATGCCCCTTGAAGTGCGTCAGCACCAGATAGGAATCGAAATCGGCAAAAGCTTTGCCGACAAGGTTTTCTTTCAGATGGACGCCCGCCGCGGGCAAAGAGGCGTCGCCTTTTTCGTCGAGAATCGCGAAAGGGGCGATGCCCGTGAAGCCGTGATCTTTCGCGACCTGATAGTGCATGGCCGACTCGGCGCGCGAGCCTCCATACGCCGTGTTGCACTCCACAATCGTGCCGTCGACGAGGCGGACCACGTCGGCGATCAGCTGCGGGCGCAGATAGTTGCTTGCCGGCGGCTCGCCGGTGCTCAGCTTGACGGCGCCCCGTCCCGCCGGCGTCCAGTTCAGGGCCTTGTAGGCCCGCACCATTCCCTCCGGCGTGATGCTCTTCGTCATGTAGACGACGGGAATTTCCTTGGGCGCCGCGGTGAAAGCGGCCGGGACGAGCGAGACCAAAACCGCTAACCCCAACAGTGCGGAACGCATGAACTTCTTCATCCTGAATCACTTCTTTCATCATGAATTCACGTGCCTTGTGCCTGACGGCCTGTGCTCCCTGCCCAACCGTCCGCATAAAATGCTACAGCCCCGAGTGCCCTTCAAGTCAAGTGCCGGCCGCTCGTTTGACAAAATTGCCGATGCGCCGGCGCGAAAAGATGGGATAATAGAGTCGAAAAATCTTCCGACGAAGGGAGCGTTTGTCATGAACGGAAAACGAATCTTCGCGCTGGCGGCCGCACTGTCGCTGGCCTGCGCCGCCGGGGCGGCGGCGCGCGGCGTGATGCCGCAGGACGAATTTCTCGCCTGCTGCGCCCGCGGCAAACTCTCGCAGGTCGGCAAGGGCGTGCGCCGCAAAGCCGACGTGAACCGCCTCGAAGCCACCGGCCAAAGCCCGCTGATCTGCGCCGCCGGCGAGCAGGACGACCCGCGCGTGATCGAATATCTGGCGAAAAAGGGCGCCGAAGTGAACAAGGCCAACTTTCAAGGACTGACGCCGCTGATGGTGGCCGCCATGCGCAACCCGCGCCCCCGCATCGCGCGGGCGCTGCTGAAATGCGGCGCCGATCCGCGCCTGACCGACATGACCGGCAGCACCGCGCTGATCCTCGCCGCCCGCGGCAATCCCAGCGCCGCCGTGTTGGCCGTTCTGATCGAGGCCGCCCCCGACGCGCTGAACCAGGCCAGCGCCTCGGGCGTCACGGCGCTGATGGCCGCCGCCGAAAGCGGCCGGGCGGAAATAATTGACCTGCTGCTGAAAAAAGGCGCCGATCCACGAGCGAAAGACGCCTCCGGCCGCCGCGCCGCCGATTACGCCCGCGCCAATCCGGCCCTGCGCGGTTCGCCGTGGCCGGAGCGCCTGGATCGATATCGCTGAATCCGTTCGCCGGCGCCCGAAAAACGGAAAGCGTGCGGAAGCCGATGGTGTCAGGATCATCGGCTCCCGCACGCTTCAATTGTTCCACGTGGAACAGTGTTTTCTCGGGGCATTTTGGGGACGAGGCTTGACAGAAAATTCGTTCCGCCCTAAGATAACAGCGTTATATAACACTGTTATTCACGGGGGAAAGGGAATGGAACGGGAGTCGGAAACGCAGGCGAAGATCCTCGCAGCGGCGACGGCGGAATTTTTGCGAAAGGGTTTTCGCGGCGCGTCGCTGCGCCAGATCGTCAAAAGCGTGGGCGTGACGACGGGAGCGTTTTACCGCTACTACGCGAGCAAGGAAGAACTTTTCGACGCGCTGGTCATGCCGCACGCTCGGCGCATCATGGAACTGTACGAGGCGGGAGCGGCGGATTTCAAAAGAATGGCGCCGGGAGAGCAGATCGACGCCATGGGCGAAGCGGAGCGCCGGTGCATGAGAGCCATGTACGAATACGCGCGCGCCCATCGCGACGCTTTCCGGCTGATCCTCGCGGCGCCGGAGTCGTCGAAGTGCGGAGATTTCATCCACCGCCTGACGGAACGCGAGATCGCCGAAACGCGCGGCTTCATGTCGCTGCTGGCGGCGCATGGACGTGCCGTGACGGCGCTGAGCCCGCGTTTCGAACACATCGTCGTCAGCGGGCGCTTTGCGGCGCTGTTCGAGCTGATCGTCCACGACGTGCCGCCCGAAGAGGCGCTGAAATGCATCGACCAACTCTGCGATTTTCACCGCGCCGGCTGGGCGAAACTGATGGGGCTGTAAAAGCCCTTTTTTTATCGCTGTTTGAGTTAGTTAAATCTAATTAAGTGAAGGGATAAAGGGAGGTTTTATCGTGAAAGATGAGCGAATATTGTCCCGGCTGATGGAGTACGCCGGAAGCTACCGCCGCCTGGCGCGGGCGTCGTGGGTGCTGTCGGCGCTGTCGGCGCTGCTGGGGCTGGCGCCGTTCGTCTTCATCTGGAAGATCTCAGCTGCGGCGCTGGGCGGCAGTGGAACGGAGGACATGGCCGCCTGGGGCTGGAAAGCGGTGATTGCGGCGGCGCTGTCGCTGATCGTCTCCATCCTCGGGCTGATGTGCTCGCATCTGGCGGCGTTCCGCGTGGCGGCGAACATGCGCTCCCGCCTGATGCGCCACATCGCCTCTCTGCCTCTGGGCAGCGCCGAAAGCCTGGGGACCGGCAAACTGCGCGCGATCGTCACCAACTGTTCGGCGGCGACAGAGAACTATCTGGCTCATCAGCTGCCCGACGCCAGCGCGACGCTGGCTTCCACGGCGGGGCTGGGAGCGCTGATCCTGTTTTTCGACTGGCGGCTGGGGCTGCTCAGCCTGCTGCCGGCCTTTCTCGCGGCGCTGTCGATGCGCGCCATGATGGGGCCCGACATGCAGCGGCAGATGGGCGATTACCAGAACGCCCTTAAGGACATGGAGAACGAGGCGGTCGAATATATCCGCGGCATCTCCGTGGTGAAGACGTTCGGGCAGAGCGTGTTTTCCTTCGAGCGCTTCCGCGGCGCCATCGAGCGTTACGAAAAGTGGGTCATCGGCTATACCAAAGCCATGCGTCCCCACATGATCCTCTTCACGGCGCTGGTGCAGTCGGCGTTCCTGTTTCTGATCGGCGGCGGCCTGTGGCTGGCCCGCGGAGGCGTCACGCCGGGGCTGCTGAGCGACCTGGTCTTTTATATCATCGTCACGCCGGCCGTCGCCGTCAACTTCAACAAGATCATGTACCTGGTCGAGAACCGCATGACTGTGGCCGACGCGCTGCGCCGCGTGGACGGCGTGCTGGCCTTAAAGCCCCTGTCTCAGCCGGAACACGGCGAGCACCCGCACGACGCTTCGGTGACGCTGGAAAACGTGAGCTTCGGCTACGCTCCCGGCAAAAAGGCCGTCGACGGTCTGTCGCTGCGCATCGAAGCGGGGATGCGGGCGGCGCTGGTAGGGCCTTCCGGCAGCGGCAAGAGCACGCTGGCGCAGCTGATCGCGCGGTTTTTCGATCCTCAGGAAGGGCGCGTGCTGATCGGCGGCGTCGACGTTCGCCGCATCGCCAAGGAAGAGCTGACGGACTTCGTTTCGTTCGTGTTTCAGGACAGCCGCCTGATCAAGGCGTCGATTTTCGACAACGTGCGCATGGGCCGCCCGGGGGCCTCGCGCGAGGAAGTGTTCGCTGCGCTTGAGGCGGCGCAGTGCGGCGACATCCTCGCCAAGCTGCCGCAGGGTGCCGACACCGAACTCGGCGCGAAGGGCACGTACCTTTCCGGCGGCGAGACGCAGCGCATCTCCATCGCGCGGGCCATACTCAAAAACGCGCCCATCCTCATCCTCGACGAGGCCACGGCTTTCGCCGATCCCGACAACGAGTCCCGCATCCAGGCGGCGCTGTCGCGGCTGTCGCAGGGCAAGACAGTGATCATGATCGCCCACCGGCTGAGCAGCGTGAAGCGAGCCGATCTCGTCTGCGTGCTCGAGAACGGGAAAGTCGTCGAGCAGGGCGCTTTCGAGCGGCTTGCGGAGCGCGGCGGGCTGTTCGCGCGCATGTGGCGCGAACAGCAGAGCGCCGCCGTTTGGAAGATGACGAAGGAGGCCCGCTCATGCTGATGAAAAAATTACGGCGCCGTTTCGCCCTCTCCGAACAGGGAGCACGCGCGTTCGTCAGAGCTTGTCTGGCGCAGGCGCTTCAGAATATCTCCTTCGTGGCCCCGGCCGGGCTGCTTTTCGCCTTCGTGCGCGGCCTTGCCGACGGGACCGCCGCGGAGCGGACCTTGTTCTACGCGCTTGCCTGCGCGGGCTGCCTGCTCTTTATCGTCGCGGCCACGAGATTGCAGTACGACGGTACCTATCTCTCCACCTACGTGGAGTCGGGCGTGCGACGTACCGCGCTGGCCGAAAAACTGCGCCGCCTGCCCCTGTCGTTTTTCGGACGGAAGGATCTGGCCGACCTTTCCAGCTCGATCATGAACGACTGTGCCGTGCTCGAGAAAAGCCAGTCCCATTATCTGCCGGCGCTGGCCGGCGCGATGCTGTCGGCCGCCGTCGTCTCGGCGGGGCTGTGCGCCTTCGACTGGCGCATGGCGCTGGCCGTCCTCTGGGTGCTGCCGCCGGCCTTTGCCGTCGTCGCCTTTTCCGCGCGGGTTCAGCGGGCGCTCGACCGCAAATCGATGGCGGCAAAAATGGCCTGTGCCGACGGCATTCAGGAATGTCTGGAATGCCTGCGCGACCTCAAATCGAACAACGCCGAAGACGCCTATCTCGACGGCCTCGACGAAAAAATCAGGGCAGTCGAGCGCCGCGCCGTCATCTCCGAATCGCTGAGCGCCTGCTTCATCACGCTGGCCACGCTGCTGCTGCGGCTGGGCGTCGCCTCTACGGCGCTGACCGGCGCGCTGCTGATGCAGCGGGGAACGTTGGATGCCATGACGTTTTTCATGTTCCTCATGGCAGCCTCGAGAATCTACGCGCCGCTCGAAGGGGCGCTGCAGAATCTTGTGGCGGCCATCGCCACGCACGCCAACATCGAGCACATGAACGAGATCCTCGACGGCCCCGTACAGAGCGGACGCGAGGAAATGGCCCCCCGCGGCTACGACGTCGTCTTCGAGCACGTCGATTTCGCCTACGAGAGCGGCGTGTCCGTGCTGAAAGACGTGAGCTTCACCGCCCGTCAGGGCGAGGTGACGGCCCTCGTCGGCCCCTCGGGCGGCGGCAAGACCACGGCTTCCCGCCTCGCTGCCCGTTTTTGGGACGTCTCCGGCGGCCGCATCGCCGTGGGCGGCGAAAACGTGGCGGAGATCGCCCCGGAAAAGCTGCTTTCGCTCTTCTCGATCGTCTTCCAGGACGTGACGCTGTTCAACAACACCGTCATGGAAAATATCCGCATCGGCCGCCGCGGCGCCGGCGACGACGAGGTGATCGCGGCGGGGCGACTGGCGCACTGCGGCGAATTCGTGGACAAACTGCCCGAAGGCTGGCGGACCATGATTGGCGAAAACGGGCGCGAACTGTCGGGCGGAGAGCGCCAGCGTATCTCCATCGCCCGCGCCATCCTCAAAGACGCGCCGATCGTCCTGCTCGACGAGGCGACCGCCGCGCTGGACGTGGAGAACGAATCGCAGATCCATGCCGCCCTGTCGCGCCTGATCCGCGACAAGACCGTGCTCGTCATCGCCCATCGCCTGCGCACCGTTGCCAGCGCCGACAAGATCATCGTGCTCTCCGGCGGCGCCGTCGCCGAACAGGGCGCGCCCGGCGAGCTGCTGCGGCGCGACGGCCCGTTCGCGCGCATGGCCCGTCTGCAGTCCGAAAGCCAAAACTGGGGACTGTAGGCAGAAACTTTCACGAAGAAATGCAGATACGGAAAAAAACAGCCAATAGGCCGCCTCAAAACTCGATTGAGGCGGCCTCTTGCGGTGCGATCATATTCTGTTCATGCGAATTCTTGACTAAATTTTGCCTTTTATCGGTATTGTATATTCGTATTTGTCAAAATCTCCTCATAGCGGCACACCCTTATGTATCGAAGCTAAGCGTCCAAGGTCGTAAATACGCGGTAAAATCAGTGATCGCCGAAGACAGAAACGAGAACCGTTATTACGATCATAAATTGACGGCAATAAAAAAAGACGACCTGCTTCCGTCAGTCCGTCCCGTAACCAGCGAGGGGAGCGGAAGCAAATCGCCTTTTTCTGTCAATTATGACAAACAATTGTTCGATCTTTTGCAAGACTTCCAGAGTGCAGAAGCTATAAACTCGCCCAGCAACCGCGACTTCTCCGTGAGCCCCCGACGGGAGGACGAATTCGTCCAATCCGCGCGCGAAACGCGGGAACGTATAGCACAGCAGCTCAAGGCCGCCGGGGCCGACGACGAGACGGCGAACGCCGGAGGCGAGATCTGGGCGAACCACTTGCTCGCCCGCGCTCGCGCGCTAGGCACGGACGAACAGGGGAGACTGCGCCCAGACGCACTGACGCCGGCGGACTTGGACAAGCTGAACGTCCGCGGTGAAGAGGACGCCGAGGCCGACTGGGGCGGCAATGTGTACGATCAAGCGGTGCGGGCCGGGCTTGATATGGACGAGAAAATTCCCGTCGTCGATCTTTCCAAAATCGCGGGAACGTTCAAGAAATTTGGATGGCGCGACCTGTTGAACCGGTTGAAGAAACAATTACCGCAAGAAATCAGCATTTCAAGAGACGCACTCGCTTTTTTGAAAATGCCTTCGAGAATTCAGAAGCTTCAACATGTTGCTTATTCAGGAGCATTTATCCGATCTCGAGACAAAACAGTAAGAAATGCTTCAGTTCTTTCTCTTCCCGAATTGATGAAAAACGCCGTTCTCGTGGAAAGTTCCCCCAACATCAAGAAAAACAAAAAACCGGGCGTTTTGAATTACCACCGGTTTTATGTGCCTGTTTCCATCCAAGGAAAAACCGCGACGGTCCGTATCGTTGCGGAAGAACATGTAGGGAGCGACGGGCTTACACCGATTGATGTTGATGTCTATGACGTTGTTGTAGAAAAAAGGGATCTTCCGTCACCAACCGGCAAACCACCGGCTCTACGTGCGGAAGATCCCTTTTCTGGAGTTACTATACGCGAAATGCTCCGCGGTGTCAAGGGGATGGACGGGGAATATTACGCGCAGAGTTCTCTGCCGGACACAGGAACCGAGCGGGAACGCAGCGCCATCGTCGAAGCCGCCAGGGCGAACGGCACGTACCTGAAAGCTCCAAACGGGAACGAAACCAATCTGGCTCCGGAACAGTGGGTTCTTGTACGCACGGAGCGGTTCAAGGAGTGGTTTGGTGACTGGGAAAACGATCCCGAGAATGCATCGAAAGTTTTGGATGGGAACGGCGAGCCGCTGGTGGTGTACCACGGCAGCACGCACACTGGGTTCTCGACTTTCAACACAACCGGCGTCGGCGACACTACCGGAGCGGGGGCGTTCTTCTCGGGGCGAAAAGACGTCGCCGCGACGTATTCCGGAAGCGACGAGCTTGTTTCGCGGGAGCCCGGGACTTCCGAACCGGGTCTCTCCGGCGAGGGGATTTATCCCGTCTTTTTGAATCTCCGCAATCCCTATCGCGTCGACGCCGAAGGCAAGGACTGGGCGAACGTCGGCGAAATCAGCGTTTACGACAACGAGACCGGTGAAAGCATTTACGATCACGACGGCGAGCCGTTTAGGACCCTCCGCGAAGCGGAAGAATACATCGAGCGGGATCTTGACGACTATTCCGGGCGTTACGAGGTGTCGTATCCTGTCGGCGGGATGACCACCAACGAGATTGCCCAGAATGTCGGAGAGGGGAACTACGGCGACGGATTCGACGGCGTGATCTTCGAAAATGTTGTTGACGAAGGGCACTGGAGGAGCGTCGACGCCCCGGGTGACGTATACGTCGCGTACGCACCGAACCAGATCAAGGCCGTCGACAACCGCGGCACGTTCGACGACACGGGGAATATCTACAACCAGTCCGCCTGGCACGGTTCGCCGCATCGTTTCGACGAATTCGACCTCGGCGCGATCGGAAGCGGCGAGGGCGCGCAGGTGCACGGCTGGGGGCTGTATTTCGCTGAAGATCAGAACGTCGCAATCGGATATCGCGAAAAGCTGGGGAATTTAGCCGAACAATCTGAAATCGACTACGACGCAGTTGAAGCGTACAAAGAGCGCTTTGACAACGGAATGCCCGAACGCGAAGCGCTTGATTCGGTCCTCGAAGTATTTCGCAACTTCGGCGGCGAAGCGGACGGAGAAAGCTCTTTCGCGGCTTACGAAGCGACGCGGGACGACATCGCGGACCGAAAGCGAGATGTTGAGGGGGAAATCGCAAACCTCGAGGACTTGAAAGAAGAGGGGGAATCCATCGACGAGAATGCCCTGGAGGAACTGAAAGCCGAATTAAAGCAAGCCGAACTGGAAGAGAAAATTCTGGATGAGTGCTTTGTCGTGGGCGAAAGCTATACCGGGCGCCTGTTCGAAATCGACGTGCCTGAAAACGACGTGCTGTTGGACGAGCAAAAGGACTTTACGGAGCAGCCTGAAAAAGTGCAAAAGGCTCTCATGGATCTTGCTCGGGCTTTGCCAGAGCATGGACAGGGCTCAAGCGAAAGGATCTATGACAATTCTGACACCATGTTGAGCGATGACCCCGAGAAAGATTGGGATTCATTGTCCCTCACGCTCTACAATGAAGAAGGCGACGCCATTGAAAAAGCCTGGAAGGCGTCGTCCCTTACGCGGAAAGAATTTATGCGGCGACTCCTTTCCGCTGAATCCGGGAAAAAGATTTACGAAATCCTGTCAGATGCGCTCTACAGCGATGAAAAAGCATCGAAAATTTTGAACAAGCATGGCGTCAAAGGCATTACTTACTATGGACGCGAAGACGGCCGCTGTTTCGTGGTGTTCGACGACAAGGCGATCAGCGTCATCAACAGGTTCAACCAGAGGGAGAACGCGATCCGCCGCGGGCAGATCCGCATCGGCTCGCACGGCGAGGGGCTGGTGACGCTGTTCAAGAACGCCGACCGCTCCACGTTCTTCCACGAGATCGGGTACATGATGCTCGACGACCTGATCGCCGACGGGCTGCTCGAAAAGGCCAACACCAGAACCAGGGCCGACCTGGAAACGGTCAAGAGATACCTGCATATCGAAGGCATGGACTTGTCGAAGCGGCACACGTTCGACGGCGCGGAGAAGGCGCGCTACGCCGAAGCGCAGGAGCGCTTCGCCCACTCGTTCGAGACCTATCTGATGGAAGGCAAGTCGCCGACGGCGGAAATGCAAAGTGTGTTTGCCAAGATCAAACAATGGCTGATCGACATCTATCGCGACGTCAAGCGGCTGGGCGTGGAGCTTTCGCCGGAAGTGCGCGAGGTGTTCGACCATCTGCTGGGCAAGGAGAGCACGCCGGAACGCGGCGATTTCGGACCGATCTTCCGCGGATACGAGGGAGAGGCCGCTATCGAGAAGCTGCTGGAAGAACGGCAAGGCGAGGTTGTCAGAGCGATGTCCGATCCTCGCCTTGGAGAGAACTCAAGCATTGATTTTGTTTGGGGACAGGAAGGCGACCCGCAAAAAGGATATAAAGGCGGTTACGGCTTCGCGCATATAAAAGCCAAGCATGGGGATAAAGCCGTTCAGGCAGTACCCCAAATTATCCGAACGGGATCGTTTGCCCTGGAGAAAACAACAAACTCAGCTATTTATATTTCAGCCGAAGGGAAAGTAATCCTGCAAAGGGCATGGAAGCACGCGCCCAAGAATTGGGTGTTGACTTCCTATCTTCCGGATACAAAAAAAGGCCCTCGCCCCGCACAGGACGTTCAGATTGGCGGGCAAGTCGAGGAATCTCTGTCCTCCTCGAGCGAAGGTCTTTCTAACGCAAGGATACCACAATCCTCAAACGGAAGCAACCGCGATTTCTCCGTTAGCAGCGACCTGCCGCAGGTCACGGTGACGGCGGCCCCGGGGAGCAAGTCCGCCGGCACGCTGATCCGCATCAAGGACATTTACGACAAGCTGCGGAAGATCGCGCCGGTGCGCAAGGGCGTGAGCGCGCCCACGGACGTGGCGGGGTACTATACGCCGGAGACGGGCGTGGCGCGCGAGCGGCACTGGGGGGATTTTTCCACGGCGCTGCACGAGATCGGGCACGCGCTGGACTACAAGCTGGGGCTGCGCGAGAGCGTGCGCGACGCGGAAACGTCGCGGCAGGTGCATGACGAGCTGTGCGAGCTGGGCAAGGCGACGTCGCCGAAAAACGTGACGGCGCTCTACGAAAAGCTCCACGGGCGGTATATGCGCGCTTCGGGCGCCGAAACCCAAGGTCCCGACGTGAGCGCGGCGGCGCTGAAATTCGAGGGAGCGCAGCGGTACCTGATGAAAGAGGGGATCGCCGAGTACTTCCGCGGCTACGCTTTTAACCCCGACCTGATGGAGGTCGTGGCGCCCGAGTACACGAAGCTGTTCCGCGAAGCGCTGGAAGCGCACGGGGAGTACCAACAGCCGGTGAGCGAGCTGTTCGACGCGGTGCGGAGCTACAGCGAGCTGACGCCGGAACAGAAGCTGCGCGCGGGCATGATCCGCGGCGACGAAAAGGCCAAGAACCAGAAAGGCTGGCGCGCTTCCGCCGCCGAGGCGTGGGACGGATTCCGCCAGAAGTTCGACGATCAGCTCCGCTATCTGGAGCAGATGCAGAACCTCCTGCGCGACCGCACAAGGGAGCTGGCGAGGGAGCATAGCGCTTTCGTCGGCAACTATTACTGCCGCTTCAAAAACAACGGTTTCACTAAGTAGCCCATTCATGCTAAAATCCCAATAGCTGGGCACGGGAAAAAGATTCAAAAATTGGAGGCTGGCGACAATGCCTGAAGAAGTGATTACCCCCGCGGAGGACCGCCTTATCAAGATGCTCCACGAAATAGCGCCGAAAGACAAGGATTTTAGGGTGCTTGTCGGCCTGACGTGCTTTGACGAAGGGCTCACTGAAGAGCTGGTCGACCACATCGAAAAGAACCACGTGACCGAGCCCGAAGAGGTGGAGCGCTGGCTCTTTGGCGACCCTGATCTTGCTGCGGAAGAAGATAAGTAACTCCATACAATCGACTCCGGCGCCGGCCGGGGCCGCTTCTTTGAAAAAAAGACACGGCAAAGCCGACCCTGTCAGGGAGCGCTTTTTTCGACGGGAGCGGGGAATACCGGCGCGGCTGGCTTTTGACTGCGCCTCGTGGACAAAAGGAGGAACGGACGATGAAAACTGGAAGTGCCGCGCGCTGTCGGCATATTTCCGCGCGAGTTGGGTTTCGCGGTGGAATACCTCGGAAGCAAGCGAACCGCCGCGCGCTCGTTTCCCGTATATCACGCTCGTCCCCTTTGTTGTCATGTTGATTTCCGGCGTGTGCCTCGAGGTGGCGCGGCGCCTTGGGAACAACCGCGGCAACCGCGAAAATTGAGGAAACGGGCATGAACGACAAGACTCGCAGCGATCGAAAAGAACGGTTCCAGGCCTTTCTGAAGAATGGCTTCGAACTTTGCAGAGGAGGGCTTTTTCTTGCCTGTGTGCTTGATGCGAGCTCCTTCAGGAACAAGTTGGGGCTTTTCTCCTTTATCGGGATGATCTTTTTCGGTAGTCTGATGAAGTGGCCGTTTCCCGGTCATTTTTTGACGCCGCGCAAAGCGGAAGCAAAAGCTTGGGATATCGAGCAGCTCGCGAAATTCACGGTCTTTTTCATGTTGGCGTGCCTCGCCGCCAAGGCGGTCTACGACTTTCACGTTTCTCGGGAAAGGGATTGTGGAGAA is a window from the Pyramidobacter porci genome containing:
- a CDS encoding permease, whose translation is MPAGAFAKLFGRHEGFGVLMAATVGVPLYACGGGAIPLLQGWLADGMSAGSAAAFMITGPATKITNLGALKIVPGPRSFSLYLAFVMLFSLLAGLLVNLTV
- a CDS encoding DUF362 domain-containing protein, which encodes MKKFMRSALLGLAVLVSLVPAAFTAAPKEIPVVYMTKSITPEGMVRAYKALNWTPAGRGAVKLSTGEPPASNYLRPQLIADVVRLVDGTIVECNTAYGGSRAESAMHYQVAKDHGFTGIAPFAILDEKGDASLPAAGVHLKENLVGKAFADFDSYLVLTHFKGHAMAGFGGAIKNISIGLASRTGKCLIHSAGKSRTDPWGGVQDHFLESMGEAGKSVSDALGQGARIAYVNVMNRLSVDCDCDGHPDEPDMHDVGILSSTDPVALDQACVDLIYAQKDGEGASLVNRIESRHGLHTLENAEKIGLGRRKYRLVSLD
- a CDS encoding ankyrin repeat domain-containing protein; the encoded protein is MNGKRIFALAAALSLACAAGAAARGVMPQDEFLACCARGKLSQVGKGVRRKADVNRLEATGQSPLICAAGEQDDPRVIEYLAKKGAEVNKANFQGLTPLMVAAMRNPRPRIARALLKCGADPRLTDMTGSTALILAARGNPSAAVLAVLIEAAPDALNQASASGVTALMAAAESGRAEIIDLLLKKGADPRAKDASGRRAADYARANPALRGSPWPERLDRYR
- a CDS encoding TetR/AcrR family transcriptional regulator, which encodes MERESETQAKILAAATAEFLRKGFRGASLRQIVKSVGVTTGAFYRYYASKEELFDALVMPHARRIMELYEAGAADFKRMAPGEQIDAMGEAERRCMRAMYEYARAHRDAFRLILAAPESSKCGDFIHRLTEREIAETRGFMSLLAAHGRAVTALSPRFEHIVVSGRFAALFELIVHDVPPEEALKCIDQLCDFHRAGWAKLMGL
- a CDS encoding ABC transporter ATP-binding protein, whose amino-acid sequence is MKDERILSRLMEYAGSYRRLARASWVLSALSALLGLAPFVFIWKISAAALGGSGTEDMAAWGWKAVIAAALSLIVSILGLMCSHLAAFRVAANMRSRLMRHIASLPLGSAESLGTGKLRAIVTNCSAATENYLAHQLPDASATLASTAGLGALILFFDWRLGLLSLLPAFLAALSMRAMMGPDMQRQMGDYQNALKDMENEAVEYIRGISVVKTFGQSVFSFERFRGAIERYEKWVIGYTKAMRPHMILFTALVQSAFLFLIGGGLWLARGGVTPGLLSDLVFYIIVTPAVAVNFNKIMYLVENRMTVADALRRVDGVLALKPLSQPEHGEHPHDASVTLENVSFGYAPGKKAVDGLSLRIEAGMRAALVGPSGSGKSTLAQLIARFFDPQEGRVLIGGVDVRRIAKEELTDFVSFVFQDSRLIKASIFDNVRMGRPGASREEVFAALEAAQCGDILAKLPQGADTELGAKGTYLSGGETQRISIARAILKNAPILILDEATAFADPDNESRIQAALSRLSQGKTVIMIAHRLSSVKRADLVCVLENGKVVEQGAFERLAERGGLFARMWREQQSAAVWKMTKEARSC
- a CDS encoding ABC transporter ATP-binding protein, translating into MLMKKLRRRFALSEQGARAFVRACLAQALQNISFVAPAGLLFAFVRGLADGTAAERTLFYALACAGCLLFIVAATRLQYDGTYLSTYVESGVRRTALAEKLRRLPLSFFGRKDLADLSSSIMNDCAVLEKSQSHYLPALAGAMLSAAVVSAGLCAFDWRMALAVLWVLPPAFAVVAFSARVQRALDRKSMAAKMACADGIQECLECLRDLKSNNAEDAYLDGLDEKIRAVERRAVISESLSACFITLATLLLRLGVASTALTGALLMQRGTLDAMTFFMFLMAASRIYAPLEGALQNLVAAIATHANIEHMNEILDGPVQSGREEMAPRGYDVVFEHVDFAYESGVSVLKDVSFTARQGEVTALVGPSGGGKTTASRLAARFWDVSGGRIAVGGENVAEIAPEKLLSLFSIVFQDVTLFNNTVMENIRIGRRGAGDDEVIAAGRLAHCGEFVDKLPEGWRTMIGENGRELSGGERQRISIARAILKDAPIVLLDEATAALDVENESQIHAALSRLIRDKTVLVIAHRLRTVASADKIIVLSGGAVAEQGAPGELLRRDGPFARMARLQSESQNWGL